The region CCTTTTTCAAGGCGCTCAAGGAGACCGGCACGGAGTAGGATGGAATGGTGGGGCAAGACGATTTCGACCGGGCGCTCCGGAAGGCGCTCTCGGAACTCCCGCCGATGTTCCGCGACGCGCTGGCGAACGTCGCCGTGGTCGTCGAGGAGCGGGCGCCGGACGAACTGCTCGATGAACTGGGAGTTCCTCCCGACGGCACGTTGTACGGCTTCTACCACGGGGTCCCGCTCCCCGAGCGGTCGATCCAGGATTCCGGCCTCCTTCCCGACAAGATCTCCGTCTACCGGGGGCCGCTCGTGGAGGATTTCCCGGACCGTGGGGAGCTGCGCCGGCAGATCCGGATCACGCTGCTTCACGAGATCGGCCACTACTTCGGGATGGACGAGGAGGAACTTTCCCGTCTCGGGTACGAATGAGGCTCCATCCCCGCGCCAGGAGGTTCGGAATGCTTCTTCTTCGACGAGAGTACCGCGACGGCGCCGAACAGCCGGAGATCGTGCTGCTGCACGCCGAGGTGACGCGGAGCGGAGATCCCTCCGGCCCGCCGCGACGGTACAGCCGGGTCGTCGTTCCCTCGGACACGCCCGGTCGCCGGGTGGCGCACCTTCCGCTCCCCGAGCCGGAGGAGGGGGAGCGGATCCTCGTGCGATACCGGTTCTCCACCGTTCGCGGCGGGGAAGAGCGGTTCTCGCCGCCGTACGAGGCGGTGGTTCCCTCCGACGACGTGATCGCCGATCTCTACCGCGTTCCCGAGGAAGGGCCGGGGAACCTCCCGCCCGCTCCGGGGCGCGGGCATTTCCGCCTCGTCCTGCCGCTGGGGGAGGGGGAGCGCGCATCGGGTCCGTTCCGGTTCGGCTTCGGCGCGATGCGGAAAAAGCCGTCCCCGTCGCTTTGCCGCGCCGCCATCGATGCGGGAATCGGTCCGGCGCCGGTCATCGAGGCCCCGGAGGCCCTCTCGGTCCTGAAGAACCGGCCGATGCCGTACTTCCTGTACCACGTCTCCGGGGACGGGATCTTGCGTGCCGACAAGATCGCGTGCGCCCGCATCACCTTCGCCGATCCCGACGGGATCGTCGTATCCGCGCGGCTGGTCTGGGGCGACCCCGCGTGGCGCGCCACGAACCTCTCCCTCATGGAGGTCAAGGGATGGACGCCCGGCCCGTTCGCTTCGTCCGAAGAGTTTTTCGCGGACGACCGGGAGGCGTTTCTCTCGGGGAGGGAAGCCGCCCTTTCCCACCTGCCGCTTCCGTGCGTCTTCGAGGCGTTCGTGTTCGGGCCTTCGGGGAGCGGGGTGGAGTATTGCTTCCAGACCGTCGCGCGGCGGCCGGCCGGCGGATTCGATGCGCGGTGGAGGAACCGGGAAGCCGGAAGGAACTGGGTCGTGACCCTGTGACTACCGGATCGCCTTCATCGCGTCGAGGAGCGCCCCGACCTCGTCGTCCGTCCCGACGGTGATGCGGAGACATCCCGCGAGCCGCGGGGTGTCGAAATACCGCACGAGGATCTTCCGGCGCTTGAGCGCCTCGTAGACCGGTCGGGCCGATCCTCCCCGCGTCCGCCGGGCGAGGATGAAGTTGCTCCGCGACGGGAACGGCGTGAATCCCACACCGGGAAGGGCCGCCGCCAGCGCTTCGCGCGTTTTCCGGATCCTCGCCGCGTTCCGCTTCATCCACCCGATGTCCGCGAGCGCGGCCGCCCCCGCCGCGATCGACAGGCGGCTCAGGTTGTACGAGTCGCGGACCTTGTCCAGCCCCTCGACGATCCGCGGGTGGGCGAACCCGAGCCCGATTCGCATCCCCGCCAGGGAGAACGACTTGGAGAGCGTCCGCAGGACGATCACGTTTCGCCGTTCCCGGGCGAGCGCGAGGGCCGTCTCGTCCGCGAAGTCGGCGTACGCCTCGTCGACGACGAGCAGGCCGGGGACGGCGGCGGCGAGCTCCGCGAGCGCACGGGCAGGAACGGCGGTCCCCGACGGGGAATTCGGGTTCGCGACGATCGTCACGCGCGCCTTATTCGCGGCGAGGCCCCGGGGGAGGGAGTAGTCGTCCGGGTACGGGACCGCCGCGAGTTTCCCCCCCTGGATGCGGACGAGGGTGTCGTAGAGCGTGTAGGTGGGCACGGGGCACGCGAGGAGGTCGCCCTCGCCCACGAACGCCCTCGCGATCATCGCCAGCAGGTCGTCCGAGCCGTTCCCCGCGATCACCCCCGGCAGTTCGAATCCGTACGTCAGCGCGGCCTGGCGCCGCAGCGCGGTGGACCCGGGGTCGGGATAGAGGCGCAGCGGCTCCCCGAGCTCCCGGAGGATCGCCTGGCGCACCTTCGGTGATGGGGGGTAGGGGTTCTCGTTGGTGTTCAGCTTGATGAAGTCGCGCTCCCGGGGCTGTTCGCCGGGGACGTACCCCTCCATGCGGGCGACATTCCGCCGGAAGACGACGGTCATCGCCGGGCTTCCCTGCCGGGATAGCGGCGCCCGAGCCGTTCCCACGCGGGGACCGAGCGCTTCACCGTTTCCGGGGAGAGGCAGTAGGCGACGCGGACATGGCCGCTCCGCCCGAACCCGGACCCCGGGACGACGAGGATCCCCTCGTCGCGCGCTGCGGCCACGAACGCCATCTCGTCGGGAACGGGGGACTTCGGAAACAGGTAGAACGCTCCCCCGGGCGGTACGATGTCGATCCCCGCCCGCTGCAACGCGCCGAGCAGGACGTCCCGGTTCTCCTGGTACACGGAGACGTCGGCGGGGTCGTCCTCGAACTTCGACGCGGCGAGCTGGAACAGGGCGGGGGCGTTGACGAACCCGAGCACCCGGTTGCAGAAGACGCACGCCTCGGCCACCTCGGCCGCGTCCGCCGCGCGCGGGGAGACGGCGAGGTAGCCGATCCGCTCGCCCGGGAGGTTCAGGTCCTTGGAGTGCGAATAGGCCACCAGGGTGTTGCGGATCTTCGCGGCGGCCGGCGTGGACGATACCCCCCGGAAAACGATCTTCCGGTACGGCTCGTCGGAGATCACGTAGATCGGGCTCCCGAACCGCGTTTCCGCGGCGGCCAGCGCCCGGTCGAGGGCGGCGAGGTCTCCTTCGGGGTAGACGGCGCCCGTCGGGTTGTTCGGCGTGTTGATGAGGATCGCGCGCGTCTTCGGGGTGAGGGCCCCCTCGATGGCCGCCAGGTCGAGCTGGAACCGAGGGTCGGTTTCCGCAACGATCGGCGTCCCTCCGGCGTTGCGGATGTAGAAGAGGTACTCCACGAAGTAGGGGGCGAGGATCACCACCTCGTCCCCGGGCGAGAGGAGGGCGCGCAGCGCGACGTTGAGCGCGCCCGCGGCGCCCACGGTCATCACCAGCAGGTCCTCCATGAACGGCAGGCCGGTGG is a window of bacterium DNA encoding:
- a CDS encoding metallopeptidase family protein translates to MVGQDDFDRALRKALSELPPMFRDALANVAVVVEERAPDELLDELGVPPDGTLYGFYHGVPLPERSIQDSGLLPDKISVYRGPLVEDFPDRGELRRQIRITLLHEIGHYFGMDEEELSRLGYE
- the hisC gene encoding histidinol-phosphate transaminase; the encoded protein is MTVVFRRNVARMEGYVPGEQPRERDFIKLNTNENPYPPSPKVRQAILRELGEPLRLYPDPGSTALRRQAALTYGFELPGVIAGNGSDDLLAMIARAFVGEGDLLACPVPTYTLYDTLVRIQGGKLAAVPYPDDYSLPRGLAANKARVTIVANPNSPSGTAVPARALAELAAAVPGLLVVDEAYADFADETALALARERRNVIVLRTLSKSFSLAGMRIGLGFAHPRIVEGLDKVRDSYNLSRLSIAAGAAALADIGWMKRNAARIRKTREALAAALPGVGFTPFPSRSNFILARRTRGGSARPVYEALKRRKILVRYFDTPRLAGCLRITVGTDDEVGALLDAMKAIR
- a CDS encoding pyridoxal phosphate-dependent aminotransferase; this encodes MPASPEIREAIRQGSWIRKMFEDGAVLKVERGEENVFDFTLGNPYGDPPAALSAELARLCADPPPGLHRYMPNAGMPEARRAAARSLSRSTGLPFMEDLLVMTVGAAGALNVALRALLSPGDEVVILAPYFVEYLFYIRNAGGTPIVAETDPRFQLDLAAIEGALTPKTRAILINTPNNPTGAVYPEGDLAALDRALAAAETRFGSPIYVISDEPYRKIVFRGVSSTPAAAKIRNTLVAYSHSKDLNLPGERIGYLAVSPRAADAAEVAEACVFCNRVLGFVNAPALFQLAASKFEDDPADVSVYQENRDVLLGALQRAGIDIVPPGGAFYLFPKSPVPDEMAFVAAARDEGILVVPGSGFGRSGHVRVAYCLSPETVKRSVPAWERLGRRYPGREARR